CCGCGCGGCACCTGCTCGTCCTCGAGGGGCTCGAGGCCGTACGCAAGCGCCCGGGTATGTACATCGGCTCGACCGACAGCCGTGGCCTGATGCACTGCGTCTGGGAGATCATCGACAACTCCGTCGACGAGGCCCTGGGCGGGTACTGCGACCACATCGAGGTGATCCTCCACGACGACGGCTCGGTCGAGGTCCGGGACAACGGCCGGGGCATCCCGATCGACGTCGAGCCCAAGACCGGCCTGTCCGGTGTCGAGGTCGTCATGACCAAGCTGCACGCCGGCGGCAAGTTCGGAGGTGGCTCCTACGCCGCCTCCGGCGGTCTGCACGGCGTCGGCGCCTCCGTGGTGAACGCCCTGTCCGCCCGGCTGGACGTCGAGGTGGACCGCGGTGGCCACACGCACGCGATCAGCTTCCGGCGCGGTGTCCCCGGCGCCTTCGCCGGCAATGGCCCGGAGGCCAAGTTCGAGGCCAAGAGTGGGCTGCGCAAGGCCAAGAAGATCCCGAAGAGCCGTACCGGCACGCGCGTGCGGTACTGGGCCGACCGCCAGATCTTCCTCAAGGACGCCAAGCTCAATCTGGAGACGCTGCACCAGCGCGCCCGCCAGACCGCGTTCCTGGTGCCCGGTCTGACCATCGTGGTGCGCGACGAATACGGGCTCGGCGAGGGTGGCAGCAAGGGCGAGGAGTCCTTCCGCTTCGACGGCGGGATCAGCGAGTTCTGCGAGTACCTGGCCAACGACAAACCGGTCTGCGACGTCCTCCGCTTCTCCGGGCAGGGCACCTTCAAGGAAACCGTCCCGGTGCTGGACGAGCACGGTCAGATGACCCCCACCCAGGTCACCCGTGAGCTCGACGTCGACGTGGCGATGCGCTGGGGCACGGGGTACGACACGACCCTGAAGTCGTTCGTGAACATCATCGCCACGCCCAAGGGCGGCACCCATGTCGCCGGCTTCGAGCAGGCCGTGACCGCCACGATGAACGAGGTCCTCCGCGCCAAGAAGCTGCTGCGCGTCGCCGAGGACGACATCGTCAAGGACGACGCCCTGGAGGGTCTGACGGCGGTCGTCACCGTGCGCCTGGCCGAGCCGCAGTTCGAGGGGCAGACCAAGGAGGTCCTCGGAACCTCGGCGGCCCGTCGCATCGTGAACACGGTGATCTCCAGGGAACTCAAGGCGTTCCTGACGTCCACGAAGCGGGACGCCGCCCAGCAGGCCCGTGTCGTGATGGAGAAGGCCGTCGCCGCGGCCCGGACGCGCATCGCCGCCCGGCAGCACAAGGACGCGCAGCGGCGCAAGACGGCCCTGGAGTCCTCCTCGCTGCCCGCCAAGCTGGCCGACTGCCGCAGCGACGACGTCGACCGCAGCGAGCTGTTCATCGTCGAGGGTGACTCCGCGCTCGGCACGGCGAAGCTCGCCCGGAACTCCGAGTTCCAGGCGTTGCTGCCGATCCGGGGCAAGATCCTCAACGTCCAGAAGTCGTCCGTGACGGACATGCTGAAGAACGCCGAGTGCGGCGCGATCATCCAGGTCATAGGAGCCGGCTCGGGCCGGACCTTCGACATCGACACCGCCCGCTACGGCAAGATCATCATGATGACCGACGCCGACGTCGACGGCTCGCACATCCGCACGCTGCTGCTGACGCTGTTCCACCGCTACATGCGGCCCATGGTCGAGGCCGGCCGGGTCTTCGCGGCGGTGCCGCCGCTGCACCGCATCGAGATCGTCCAGCCGAAGAAGGGCCAGGACATGTACGTCTACACGTACTCGGACCGCGAACTGCGCGACAAGCTCATGGAGTTCCAGACCAAGGGCATCCGCTACAAGGACTCGATCCAGCGCTACAAGGGCCTCGGCGAGATGGACGCCGACCAGCTGGCCGAGACGACGATGGACCCGCGTCACCGCACCCTGCGCCGGATCAACCTCTCCGACCTGGAGTCCGCCGAGCAGGTCTTCGACCTGCTGATGGGTAACGACGTGGCGCCGCGCAAGGAGTTCATCTCCAACTCGGCGGCGACGCTGGATCGGTCGCGGATCGACGCGTAGCCGCGGCACCGGGCCGTTTTGCTGGGTACGACCGCGGGCTCCGGCCCCGGTCGGTGTCCGTCCGGCCAGGGCCAGTACGACCAGGGCTGGCCAGTACGACCAGGGCCCGTACGACCAGCCCCGTCACCCAGGGCCGGGCTCAAGGACCGTGCGCAGGCGGTGCGTTACGCCTACGCGAAACGACTTGTGCGGCCGCCAGCCGGTTAGTCACCTGATGGGGTGAAGACGGAGGGGAAGAAGAGTCGGGGATCTTCCCGTTCTGTCCATCCTTGGGCATGCAGCGAAGCAAGGGCCGTCCCCGTGGCGGCGGGGCCGGCCAGGAGAGTTGGGTCGAGCCTCTCGACGGTCATGACCCGGTCCCGGCCGAGGAGGCCGGACAGCTCAGGTACGACGATCCCTGGTACGACGCCCTCGCCTCCGGGTGGGGTGAGTGGGCCGGTGACGGGACGCAGGGCCCCTCGGTGGTTCCGCCGGCACGGGCGGGGGCCGCCGCGGCCGATGTGTACCTGGAAGTGCAGCGCAGTGCGGCCTTCCAGGAGGTGCGCAGGCGGTACCGGAGGTTCGTGGTGCCTGCGTTCGTGGCCTTCTTCGCCTGGTACCTGGGCTACGTCGTGGCCGCCACGACCGTGCCGGATCTGATGGCACGGCCCGTGGCGGGAGCGGTGAACGTGGCGATGGCGGCGGGACTCGGACAGTTCCTGTCCACGTTCCTGCTCACCTGGGCGTACGCGCGGCATGCGCGGCTTCGCAGGGACCGGGCCGCGCTCGAACTGCGGTGGGACACACAAGAACTGACGCGCGGCATGAACGGTGGTACGTCGTGACGGAGGAACACCAGACGCTGGCGCTGCTGCTCTTCAGCGCGTTCGTCGCGGTCACGTTGGGGATCACCACGTGGGTCAGCCGCAACCGGCGCGGCTCGGCGGAGGAGTTCTACGCCGGCGGGCGGCTGTTCTCACCCATGGAGAATGGTTTTGCCATCGCGGGCGACTACATGTCGGCCGCCTCCTTCCTCGGAGTCACCGGGCTCATCGCCTTGTTCGGCTACGACGGGCTGCTGTATGTCGTCGGCTTTCTCGTGGCATGGCTGGTGGTGCTGTTCCTGGTCGCCGAACTGGTGCGCAACTGCGGCCGGTTCACGATGGCCGACGTCGTGGCGGCGCGGATGAGGGAGCGTCCGGTGCGCATCGCGGCGGGAACCTCCTCCGTCACCGTGTCCGTTCTGTATCTGGTGGCGCAGATGGTCGGCGCGGGCAGCCTGGTGGCGCTGCTGCTCGGGGGCACGAGCGACGCGGCGCGGGACTGGACCGTCATCGGTGTGGGCGCGCTCATGGTGATCTACGTGTCCCTGGGAGGGATGCGGGCGACCACATGGATCCAGATCGTCAAGGCCGTTCTGCTGCTCGGCGGCACCATCGTGCTGACGGTGCTCGTCCTGGTGCGTTTCCACGGTGACGTGGACCTCTTGCTGCTCACGGCGGCGGAGCGCAGCGGGCACGGCGAGGCGTTCCTGGCGCCGGGGCTGAAGTACGGCGGGGACTGGACGGCCCGCTTCGACTTCATCAGTCTGGCGCTGGCCCTGGTGCTGGGTACGGCGGGGCTGCCGCACATCCTGTCGCGCTTCTACACGGTGCCCACCGCGCGGGCCGCCCGCCGCTCGGTCGTCTGGGCCGTCGGGCTGATCGGCGGCTTCTACCTGATGACGATCGTGCTCGGGTTCGGCGCGGCCGCCGTCCTGGGGCCGGATGCGGTCAGGGAGTCGAGCGCGGCCGGGAACACGGCGGTTCCGCTGCTGGCGCTCGACCTCGGCGGTGGTGCGGGTTCCACCGGGGGGACGGTTCTCTTCGCGATCGTCGCCGCGGTCGCCTTCGCCACGATCCTCGCCGTGGTCGCCGGGATCACGCTCGCGTCCTCGGCGTCCGTGGCCCACGACCTGTACGCCTCCCTGCGGCGCCGCGGCGGGAAGCCGCGCAGCGAGGTGGCCGTGGCCCGTGTCGCGGCCGTCGGCGTCGGCGTGTTGGCGATCGCGCTCGGTCTGCTGGCGCGGGACCTCAACGTGGCGTTCCTGGTCGGCCTGGCCTTCGCCGTCGCCGCGTCCGCGAACCTGCCGGTACTGCTCTACTCCCTGTTCTGGCGCGGCTTCACCACACGGGGCGCCGTATGGGCCGTCTACGGCGGTCTGGTCCCGGCCGTGGTGCTCGTGGTGCTGTCCCCGGTGGTCTCGGGAAGCCCCGACTCACTCTTCCCGGGCATCGACCTCCAGTACTTCCCGCTGCAGAACCCGGGCCTGGTATCCATCCCCCTCGGCTTCCTCGCGGGCTGGCTGGGCACCGTCACCTCGACGGAGGTCCCCGACGAGGCCAAGCACGCGGAGACCGAGGTGCGTTCGCTGACGGGTGCCGGAGCGGCGTAGGGCGGTGCCCTCGGTGTCCTGGCAGGACGGCGCCCGGCACCGGTTCAGGGAGAAACCGGCCCGCTGTCGCCCTAGCCGCGGGTCGCCCACACGTAACGGTGTTCCGGGCGGCCCGCATCGCCGTACTTGAGGGTGAGTCTGGCCCGTCCCGTGCGTTCCAGGAGCTTCAGATAGCGCTGGGCGGTCTGGCGGCTCACTCCGGTCCGCTCGGCGATCTCCTGGGCGGACAGGGGCCCGTCCGCGTTCATGAGGGACTGGCGGACCAGCTCGGCCGTCGTGGGGGAGTGTCCCTTGGGCAGGGCGCTTTCCGACGGTGCCGAGAGCGCCCCGAAAATGCGGTCCACCTCGGCCTGCTCGGCCTCTCCACCGCCGTCGAGGGTGCGGCGCAACTCGGCGTAGGCATCCAGCTTGGCGCGCAGGCCGGCGAAGGCGAACGGCTTGACCAGGTACTGCAGCGCGCCGTGCCGCATCGCGGCCTGCACGGTGGAGACGTCCCGGGCCGCCGTGACCATGATCACGTCGGTCTGGTCGCCACGCCGCCGCATCTCCTGGACGACCGCCAGCCCTGTCGCGTCCGGCAGGTAGTGGTCCAGGAGCACCAGGTCCAGCCGGGGCAGCGCCTCCAGTCGATGCAGCGCTTCCGCGGCGCTGTGGGCCACGCCGGCGACGTGGAAGCCCGGCACCTTCTCGACGTAGGCGGCGTTGACCCGCGCGACCCTCATGTCGTCGTCCACGACCAGGACCTCGATCATCACGCCTTCTCCTCGGTGGTCTGCGGAACTGACGGCACCGTCAGGACGGCCGACTGCGGACCCGGCTCGGCCAGCGCCTCGGGCAGGACGACGGTGAACTCCGCGCCCCCGCCGTGCGCCTCACCGACGGTCGCGCTGCCGCCCTGGCGCTCCGCGAGCCTGCGCACCAGGGACAGCCCGATACCCCGCTCGCGGTGAGCCGGCGGCTTCTTCGTAGACCATCCCGTGGTGAAGATCAACTCGCGGTGTTCCTGCGGGATCCCGGGGCCCGTGTCACGCACCCTGAGGATCGCCGTACGCCCCTCCGCGCGCAGTTCGACTTCCACGCGCGCGTGCTGCGTGCCGGCGACGGCGTCGAGGGCGTTGTCGACCAGGTTCCCGACGACGGTGACGAGCCCCTGCGGGTCGACCAGCCGGTCGGGGAGCCGGGTCCGGTCCGACACCCACAGGGCGACGCCCCGTTCGGCCGCGACGGTCGCCTTGCCGACCAGCAGGGCGGCCAGAAGCGGGTCCTCGATCCGCTCCGTGACCTGTTCCGCGGTGGCCCGGTGATCACCGACCACCTCGCCGACGAACTCGACGGCGTCGTCGTACATCTCCAGTTCGAGCAGCCCCAGAAGCGTGTGCATCCGGTTGGCGTGCTCGTGGTCCTGGGCGCGCAGGGCGTCGATCAGACCACGGGTGGAGTCCAGTTCGCGGCCCAGCTGCTCCAGCTCGGTGCGGTCGCGCAGGGTGGCCACGGCACCGCCGTCGTCGGTGGGCATGCGGTTGGCGACCAGCACCCGCTGCCCGCGCACGGTGAGCAGATCCGTCCCCGTGACGCGTCCGGCCAGCACATCGGCCGTGCGGCCCGCGCCGAGCGCCTCGTCGGGGGAGCGGCCCACCACCGTCTCCCCGATGCCCAGCAGGCGCTGTGCCTCGTCGTTCACGAGACGGATGCGACCGGTGCGGTCCAGGGCGACGACGCCCTCGCGGATGCCGTGCAGCATCGCCTCGCGTTCGGACAGCAGCGCCGCGATGTCCGAGAAGGCCAGGTCCCTGGTCTGCCGCTGGACCCGCCGGGAGATGAGCCACGCGGCCAGCGCACCCACGGCCAGGGCGCCGCCGGCGTACGCGAGCAGCCCCGGGATCGCGTGGATCAGGCGGGCCCGGACGCTGTCGTAGGCGATGCCGACGGAGACCGCGCCGACGACGGTGCCGTCGCTGTCGCGCAGCGGTACCTTGCCCCGGGCGGAGCGGCCCAGGGTGCCGCTGTCGATCTCCATGACCTCCTTGCCGGCCAGGGCCTGGCCGGGGTCGGTGGAGACGATGCCGCCGATCTGTTCCGGGTCCGTGTGCGACCAGCGCACGCCCCGCCAGTCCATCACCACGACGTACTCGGCCTTGGTGGCCTTCCGGATCCGCTCCGCCTCCCGCTGCACCGGACCGTTCGGCGACGGCGGCGTCTCCCTCACGTCCCGTGCGAGTTCCGGCTGCTGGGCGGTCGTCTGCGCGATCGCGAGCGCACGGCGCATCGCCTGGTCGTCCAGCTCGTTACTGAGGGGCGCCAGGAACAACCCGGTCGCGAGCACAGCGACTCCCGCGGCGATCGCCACCTGCATCAGCAGCACCTGCGAGAACACCCGCCGGGGCAGACCGAGGCGCAGGCGGCGTGCGGGGGGAGTGGGGCTCATACCCAAGACCGTACGTGCGGCCGGCTGCCTGCCCTAGACGGGTGTGGCGTGGATCTCCAGATCAAGGCGGGCAGAGTCAGCGGCGTCGGTGCATGACATTCGGCATCCCTCCGGAAGAGCCGTGTCCGGCCGCCGAAGCCGTCCACGCCGGGCCGAACGGTCAGCCGGCCAGTGCCGCAGCCATCCTCACCTCGCGCACCGCCACCACGTCCATCCGCGCGGGAGACCCGAGGACCGACGCTCCGCAGCTCTCCGGGCGGGCCGGCTGCGCCGCGCCCTGGGCCACGTCGACCTGCCAGCGGCGCCCGTCGGTGTGGGCGACGGTCACCTCCCAGCGCGGGGCCGAGCCGACCGTCCGGACGATGCTCAGCGCCTCCGCGGTGCATTCGCCCGTCCTGGCGCGCACGGCGAGCTCGGCGGCCTGACCGGGCCGTTCCCAGGCGGAGCTGCCCCGGCACCCCTCCACGACGATCCGCCCCTCCCGGGCGCCGTGCAGGACCTCCTTGAGGGAGTGGGCCTCGGCCCGGCCGTACGCGTATCCGTACGGCAGCACGAGCACCGTGGGGGAGAAGCGGTGACCACCCAGATGGGTGACCTCCCAGACGCCCTCGACCCCGGACGTCGCCAGCTCGGCCGCGAGGGGCCTGCCGAGGAGGGCGCAGCAGCGGTCGCGCTTGCCGTTGGTGCAGACCAGGGCGAGCGGGTCGCCGTCGTGGGGCCGGCCGCCGAGCAGCGCGTCGAACATGCGGTGGTCGCCCCGGCCGAGCGCGGCGAAGTCGAGGTCGAGGAGCTGTCCCGGGTCCGAGGTCGAGGCGCTGTGCAGCCACACGTTTCCCGGCACGACGTGCGCGACGTACACGCGGCGTGTGGTGGGCATGCGGCGGTCCGCGTGGCGCCCGGGGCGGCGGATGAGCGCGATCCGTACGCCCGTGTCCTTTGCGGCGGCCTCCAGCGCACGTCCCAGGGCGGGGTCCAGGTGGCTCGAAGTGAGCGCCTTGGCACCCCACGGACCGGGCTGTTCGATCAACAGCCAGGTCCTCGCGGTGGCCGCGGTTCCCGAAACGGGCTCGTCGAAGTCCCG
The Streptomyces tuirus genome window above contains:
- a CDS encoding sensor histidine kinase, translating into MSPTPPARRLRLGLPRRVFSQVLLMQVAIAAGVAVLATGLFLAPLSNELDDQAMRRALAIAQTTAQQPELARDVRETPPSPNGPVQREAERIRKATKAEYVVVMDWRGVRWSHTDPEQIGGIVSTDPGQALAGKEVMEIDSGTLGRSARGKVPLRDSDGTVVGAVSVGIAYDSVRARLIHAIPGLLAYAGGALAVGALAAWLISRRVQRQTRDLAFSDIAALLSEREAMLHGIREGVVALDRTGRIRLVNDEAQRLLGIGETVVGRSPDEALGAGRTADVLAGRVTGTDLLTVRGQRVLVANRMPTDDGGAVATLRDRTELEQLGRELDSTRGLIDALRAQDHEHANRMHTLLGLLELEMYDDAVEFVGEVVGDHRATAEQVTERIEDPLLAALLVGKATVAAERGVALWVSDRTRLPDRLVDPQGLVTVVGNLVDNALDAVAGTQHARVEVELRAEGRTAILRVRDTGPGIPQEHRELIFTTGWSTKKPPAHRERGIGLSLVRRLAERQGGSATVGEAHGGGAEFTVVLPEALAEPGPQSAVLTVPSVPQTTEEKA
- a CDS encoding DUF485 domain-containing protein, whose protein sequence is MQRSKGRPRGGGAGQESWVEPLDGHDPVPAEEAGQLRYDDPWYDALASGWGEWAGDGTQGPSVVPPARAGAAAADVYLEVQRSAAFQEVRRRYRRFVVPAFVAFFAWYLGYVVAATTVPDLMARPVAGAVNVAMAAGLGQFLSTFLLTWAYARHARLRRDRAALELRWDTQELTRGMNGGTS
- a CDS encoding response regulator — its product is MIEVLVVDDDMRVARVNAAYVEKVPGFHVAGVAHSAAEALHRLEALPRLDLVLLDHYLPDATGLAVVQEMRRRGDQTDVIMVTAARDVSTVQAAMRHGALQYLVKPFAFAGLRAKLDAYAELRRTLDGGGEAEQAEVDRIFGALSAPSESALPKGHSPTTAELVRQSLMNADGPLSAQEIAERTGVSRQTAQRYLKLLERTGRARLTLKYGDAGRPEHRYVWATRG
- a CDS encoding sucrase ferredoxin, with the protein product MSTCSSVSRDFDEPVSGTAATARTWLLIEQPGPWGAKALTSSHLDPALGRALEAAAKDTGVRIALIRRPGRHADRRMPTTRRVYVAHVVPGNVWLHSASTSDPGQLLDLDFAALGRGDHRMFDALLGGRPHDGDPLALVCTNGKRDRCCALLGRPLAAELATSGVEGVWEVTHLGGHRFSPTVLVLPYGYAYGRAEAHSLKEVLHGAREGRIVVEGCRGSSAWERPGQAAELAVRARTGECTAEALSIVRTVGSAPRWEVTVAHTDGRRWQVDVAQGAAQPARPESCGASVLGSPARMDVVAVREVRMAAALAG
- a CDS encoding DNA gyrase/topoisomerase IV subunit B encodes the protein MTAETSVPSTALLAGADRDGSNYTARHLLVLEGLEAVRKRPGMYIGSTDSRGLMHCVWEIIDNSVDEALGGYCDHIEVILHDDGSVEVRDNGRGIPIDVEPKTGLSGVEVVMTKLHAGGKFGGGSYAASGGLHGVGASVVNALSARLDVEVDRGGHTHAISFRRGVPGAFAGNGPEAKFEAKSGLRKAKKIPKSRTGTRVRYWADRQIFLKDAKLNLETLHQRARQTAFLVPGLTIVVRDEYGLGEGGSKGEESFRFDGGISEFCEYLANDKPVCDVLRFSGQGTFKETVPVLDEHGQMTPTQVTRELDVDVAMRWGTGYDTTLKSFVNIIATPKGGTHVAGFEQAVTATMNEVLRAKKLLRVAEDDIVKDDALEGLTAVVTVRLAEPQFEGQTKEVLGTSAARRIVNTVISRELKAFLTSTKRDAAQQARVVMEKAVAAARTRIAARQHKDAQRRKTALESSSLPAKLADCRSDDVDRSELFIVEGDSALGTAKLARNSEFQALLPIRGKILNVQKSSVTDMLKNAECGAIIQVIGAGSGRTFDIDTARYGKIIMMTDADVDGSHIRTLLLTLFHRYMRPMVEAGRVFAAVPPLHRIEIVQPKKGQDMYVYTYSDRELRDKLMEFQTKGIRYKDSIQRYKGLGEMDADQLAETTMDPRHRTLRRINLSDLESAEQVFDLLMGNDVAPRKEFISNSAATLDRSRIDA
- a CDS encoding solute symporter family protein, translating into MTEEHQTLALLLFSAFVAVTLGITTWVSRNRRGSAEEFYAGGRLFSPMENGFAIAGDYMSAASFLGVTGLIALFGYDGLLYVVGFLVAWLVVLFLVAELVRNCGRFTMADVVAARMRERPVRIAAGTSSVTVSVLYLVAQMVGAGSLVALLLGGTSDAARDWTVIGVGALMVIYVSLGGMRATTWIQIVKAVLLLGGTIVLTVLVLVRFHGDVDLLLLTAAERSGHGEAFLAPGLKYGGDWTARFDFISLALALVLGTAGLPHILSRFYTVPTARAARRSVVWAVGLIGGFYLMTIVLGFGAAAVLGPDAVRESSAAGNTAVPLLALDLGGGAGSTGGTVLFAIVAAVAFATILAVVAGITLASSASVAHDLYASLRRRGGKPRSEVAVARVAAVGVGVLAIALGLLARDLNVAFLVGLAFAVAASANLPVLLYSLFWRGFTTRGAVWAVYGGLVPAVVLVVLSPVVSGSPDSLFPGIDLQYFPLQNPGLVSIPLGFLAGWLGTVTSTEVPDEAKHAETEVRSLTGAGAA